The genomic segment TTGAAAAGAGGTATGATTATCGACGTCAATCTTGATCCCACATTAGGTTCAGAAACTGGAAAAATTAGACCCTGCGTAATTGTGACTAACGATGTTTATAATGAGAGGATTCCGGTTATTCAAGTTGTTCCAGTTACTGTCTGGGGCGCTAAAAAAGCTCGTATAGCGACCAATATTGAAATCCATCCGTCCAAGGGTAATGGCTTATCAAAAAAATCAGTAGCGGATTGTTTACAGACACGTCCTATCGATCATCGCCATAGGTTGGTTAAAATTCGCGGAAAATTGTCACCAGCAAAATTGAATGAAATAGACCAATCTTTAAAAATCGTTTTTGACCTCAGTTGATAGTTTTAGCACCGCAGAGGCTATCGGAACATCCGGGACATCCATAAATAAGAGGCTATCGGGACATCCGGGACATCCATAAATAAGAGGCTATCGGGACATCCGGGA from the Candidatus Desulfatibia profunda genome contains:
- a CDS encoding type II toxin-antitoxin system PemK/MazF family toxin is translated as MTTLKRGMIIDVNLDPTLGSETGKIRPCVIVTNDVYNERIPVIQVVPVTVWGAKKARIATNIEIHPSKGNGLSKKSVADCLQTRPIDHRHRLVKIRGKLSPAKLNEIDQSLKIVFDLS